One Vanessa cardui chromosome 14, ilVanCard2.1, whole genome shotgun sequence DNA segment encodes these proteins:
- the LOC124535384 gene encoding cathepsin F-like yields MLRMKPGNIPVYWDWRDLNKVTPVKDQMNCNACWAFSAIANIESHLMIYRNINETLSEQFLMDCDGRNIGCSSSSILNTFSTIVEKLGGVLRESDYKPYQKQISPCSWDHKISVIPVVGFRRVRTDEEIMANFIYNYGPLSAGINSASMAVYKGGIDEPSDDFCSPREMNHAVLIVGYNVYVDPTGKSIPYWIIKNSWGTNWGDKGYYYLVRGRNACGIANDLSFSIVN; encoded by the exons ATGTTACGTATGAAACCTGGTAACATTCCCGTGTACTGGGATTGGAGAGATTTGAACAAAGTAACGCCGGTGAAAGATCAAATGAATTGTAATGCCTGCTGGGCGTTTAGTGCTatag caAATATCGAAAGCCATTTGATGATATATAGGAACATCAATGAAACATTATCGGAACAGTTTTTAATGGATTGCGATGGACGAAACATCGGTTGCAGTTCGTCGAGCATATTAAATACGTTTTC AACAATAGTTGAAAAACTAGGAGGAGTGCTCCGCGAATCTGACTACAAGCCATACCAGAAACAAATTTCGCCTTGCTCATGGGACCACAAAATTTCGGTCATACCGGTTGTCGGTTTTAGGCGTGTACGAACCGACGAAGAGATCATGGCTAACTTCATTTACAATTATGGACCATTATCCGCTG GAATAAATTCGGCTTCAATGGCCGTATATAAAGGAGGCATTGATGAACCTTCAGATGACTTCTGTTCACCAAGAGAGATGAATCACGCTGTCCTCATAGTTGGCTACAATGTTTACG TCGATCCCACGGGGAAGAGCATTCCTTATTGGATCATTAAGAACTCATGGGGTACGAATTGGGGTGACAAAGGATATTACTACTTGGTTCGCGGTCGTAACGCTTGCGGTATCGCCAACGATTTATCTTTCAGCAttgttaattaa